The sequence below is a genomic window from Paenibacillus silvisoli.
CATACGTACTCGCCTTATGTGTCCGTCGGCTCGCCTGGCGACGGGCTGCTCTCGTTCGTTAAAGAAGCGGGCGGCAAAGCCGGATACATGGATGAACGGGGCAATGTCGTCATTCAGCCGGCCTTTTACGTCGCGCTGCCGTTTGAAGACGGCCGGGCCATCGTCAACACCTCCGATACGTACCTGAACAATTACGGCGTCATCAACAAGCAGGGCACGTACATTGTGAAGCCGGAATATAACGATATCCGGAATTTGGGCAGCGGCCGGTTTGCGATCGGGCGCGCGATCAATAAAGATCAGCCGTATTTGGGCTCGAACTTCGCGATCGCGGATTGGGACGGCAGGCTGCTGACGGACTTCGTTTATACCGACGTGTCCGATTATAAGAACGGTCTCGCGTCGGTCACCGATGCGAAGCAGACCTTCTTCATCGATACGAGCGGGAAGCCTGCGCCGGGCTATCCGCGCGTTGACGGCAGCGGATCGCTTACGCTTGAGGAAGGCGGGCTGATCAAAGCGTTCGTCGATCAGCGGCTCTCTTATTTGGACCGCGCAGGCCGCGTCGTTTGGCAGCAAAACACGGTCATTCCGCTGAAGCCGCCATACTTCGTGAAAGAGGAGAAATATAAGCCGAACCGCGATTATCTCGTCTATTATCCGCAGGTTGAAGGCATGGCGGACGAAGCAGCCAAACGGTCCGTCAACGAGAAGCTGCGCGAAATGTCGCAGGTGAAGCCGATCCCGCCGGATACGAAGCTCGAATACTCGTACACCGGCGATTTCGAGGTGGCTTTCTTCAAAAATCAGCTTCTTCAGCTGGAGCTCACCGGCTATAACTATCCGTTCGGCGCGGCACACGGCATGCCGACGAGAGTTTACGCGAAAATCGATTTGGTGTCCGGCAAAATGTATGAGCTGAAGGATCTGTTCAAGCCGGGCAGCGATTACGTCAAGGTGCTGAGCGACATTGTCGGGAAGATGATCAAAGAGGATCCGCAATATTCCTACGTCTTCCCTGACACCTACAAAGGCATTCGCCCCGATCAGCCGTTCTTCGTGACGGAGGATGCGCTGCATCTCTATTTCGAGCCGTACGAAATTGCGCCCTATGCGGCCGGGTTTCCGACATTCACGATTCCATTTGCCGAAATTCGAAGCCTAATCGATACGAACGGCGCTTTTTGGAAGTCGTTCCATTAAGTTCAGTTTGAAGGCCGCGTTGGTAGCGGCCTTTTTAGTTTTGTATCCTCTGGGACTGGCTTGTCGCCAGCCTGCTAACGGTTGCCACAGCGCTTATTTGCTCAAAAACAGCTCTTTTTGACATCTAACGGTTGCCACAGCGCTTATTTGACCCAAATCGGCATGATTCGCTGCCCCAATCGCCAAATAACGTCGCTGGCAACCGTTAGAAATTCAAAAAGGCATTTTGAGGCGAAATAGCGCCGCTGGCAACCGTTAGAGAAAAGCCTCGCCGAACTCGGCGCGATCCCCGCCGCTGGCGGAAGGCCGCGATCCCCGCCGCTGGCGGAAGGCCGCGATCCCCGCCGCGGGCGGAAGGCCGCGATCCCCGCCGCCGGCCGCGATGTTCGCGGCCTTTTTCTTTTGTTCCTCGGCGCTTTGTACTAGAATGAGAGCAAAAGGTACATCGCGAGGGAGGGATAGCCATGACGCTGCAGCAATTGCGGTATGTGATCGAGGTGGCCAACCGAAGCTCCATTAACGAGGCGGCCAAGCGATTGTTCATCTCGCAGCCGAGTCTCTCGAACGCGATCAAGGAGCTGGAGGATGAAATCCAGATTACGATCTTCGAGCGGACGAACAAGGGCATTCTGCTCTCGAAGGCCGGCGCGGAGTTTCTAGGCTATGCGCGGCAGGTGGTGGAGCAGGCGGATTTGTTGGAAAGCCGGTACAAGAACGCCAAGCCGGCGCCGCAGCATTTTTCCGTCTCGACGCAGCACTACGCGTTTGCCGTCAATGCGTTCGTGAAGTTGGTCAACGAGCATGGACATGACGAATACGAGCTTGCGCTTCGCGAGACGAAGACGCATGAGATTATTGAGGACGTGCGGACGCAGCGCAGCGAGATCGGGATCTTGTACGTCAACGAGTTTAACAAGAACGTCATCAACCGGCTGCTGAAGAACGCGAATCTGATGTTCACGAGCCTCTTCACGGCCAAGGCGCATGTGTTCATCAGCGTCTATAATCCGCTCGCCAAGCAGAAGGTGATTACGCTCGACCAGCTGCAGGATTACCCGTATTTGCATTTCGAGCAAGGCGAATACAATTCGTTTCATTTTGCCGAGGAGATTTTAAGCACGCTGTCCCATAAAAAAAGCATCCGGGTCAACGACCGCGCGACGCTGTTCAATCTGCTGATCGGTTTGAACGGGTATACGATTTCGACCGGTGTCTTGAGCGCGGACTTGAACGGCAACGAGATCATTCCCGTCCCGCTGGAAAGCGAGGAGACGATTCATGTCGGGTGGATTTGCCACCGGAATGCGGCATTGTCGAAGCTGGCGATGGAATATGTGGAGGCGCTTCGGGCTGCGGTTGAGGCGTAGTATTTTTTTCGGCGAAGCGATATAGCTTTTTGCTATAACCAGCAATAGTTTATAGGAGTTACCTTATAGCGGCGCATGGATGGTATCTTTTCCTTATCAACGAACGAGGAGAGATAAGGATGGTACATAGCGCTAATCTAGGGTATCCGCGCATCGGACGCGGCCGTGAATGGAAGAAAGCATTGGAGCAATTTTGGGCGGGGCAGTTGGGTGAGGACGAGCTGCATGCACAGCTAAAAACGATCCGGCTCGGACATCTGCGCAAGCAGCAGGAGGCCGGCATCGAGTCGATTCCGGTCGGCGACTTCACTTACTATGATCATGTGCTGGATACGGCGGTCATGTTCGGACTGATCCCGGAACGGTTCGGCGTGCATGACGGCGACGCTGCGGATCTATCGCTTTACTACGCATTGGCGCGTGGCAATCAAGCGGCTGCGGCATGCGAAATGACCAAATGGTTCAACACGAACTACCACTACATCGTTCCGGAGCTGAACGAACTGACGCCTCGGTTGACCCGTAACCGGTTGACCGAAGCTTATCGGGAGGCGAAGGACGAGCTCGGAATCGATGGCCGTCCGGTACTGCTCGGGCTGTATACGTTTCTGAAGCTGTCGAAGGGCTACGCGGAATCGGAAACGGATCAGTGGATCGATGCGCTGCTGCCGCTTTATGCTCAGGTGCTGCGCGAGCTGGAAGCGGAAGGCGCGGATTGGGTGCAAATCGATGAGCCGGTTCTATGCACGACGCTGAGTGAGGCGGACTATGGACGGCTTCAGCGGATCTATGGCGTGATTCGCCAAGAGGCGCCTGGCGTACGCATTCTGCTGCAAACGTACTTCGAAGCGGTCGACGGCTATGAGGCGGTTGCGGCGCTGCCGGTTCACGGCATTGGGCTGGATTTTGTCCACGATGGCGGCCGAAATTTGGAGGCGGTGTTGAAGTTCGGGTTTCCGGCGGATAAAGTGCTTGGCGCGGGAATCGTGGATGGACGCGGCATCTGGCGTTCCGACTTGGAAGGGAAGCTGGGAACGCTGGAGCGAATTTCCGAGCGCGTGGATGCCGATCGCTTGATCGTCCAGCCATCCTGCAGCCTGCTCCATGTGCCGGTGAGCGCGGAGCAGGAGACAGGGCTTGACGACGTGCTGCGCGGCGCGCTCGCGTTCGCCGATGAGAAGCTTGGCGAAGTGGCGCTGCTGGCTCGAGGGATCCGTGAACGCGGCTCGGAGTCGGAAGCGGTTCGCGAGGCACTGGAGGCGTCGCGCCGCAAGCGGCAGGCGCTGCAGCAGTCGCCGTCGCGTTCGCGCAGCGAGGCGCTTCAAGGCATCGCCGATCTTGCGACGCAGCCGTTCGCGCGGGCTAGCAGCTTTGCCTCGCGGCGCGAAACGCAGCAGGCGCGCTGGCAGCTGCCGCTGCTGCCGACGACGACGATCGGCAGCTTTCCGCAGACGGCCGAAGTGCGCAGCGCGCGGCATCAATGGCGCAAAGGGGCGCTGAGCGAGCAGCAATACGTCGGCTTTATCCAAGAGCAAATCAAGCGTT
It includes:
- the metE gene encoding 5-methyltetrahydropteroyltriglutamate--homocysteine S-methyltransferase, which produces MVHSANLGYPRIGRGREWKKALEQFWAGQLGEDELHAQLKTIRLGHLRKQQEAGIESIPVGDFTYYDHVLDTAVMFGLIPERFGVHDGDAADLSLYYALARGNQAAAACEMTKWFNTNYHYIVPELNELTPRLTRNRLTEAYREAKDELGIDGRPVLLGLYTFLKLSKGYAESETDQWIDALLPLYAQVLRELEAEGADWVQIDEPVLCTTLSEADYGRLQRIYGVIRQEAPGVRILLQTYFEAVDGYEAVAALPVHGIGLDFVHDGGRNLEAVLKFGFPADKVLGAGIVDGRGIWRSDLEGKLGTLERISERVDADRLIVQPSCSLLHVPVSAEQETGLDDVLRGALAFADEKLGEVALLARGIRERGSESEAVREALEASRRKRQALQQSPSRSRSEALQGIADLATQPFARASSFASRRETQQARWQLPLLPTTTIGSFPQTAEVRSARHQWRKGALSEQQYVGFIQEQIKRWIDIQTDLGLDVLVHGEFERTDMVEFFGEKLAGFAFTANGWVQSYGSRCVKPPIIFGDVELDTPMTVEETVYAQSLTELPVKGMLTGPITILNWSFVRDDLSREEVAYQIALALRKEVEALEAAGIGMIQVDEPAIREGLPLKREQWPHYLNWAVRAFRLATATVKDETQIHTHMCYSEFNEIIDAISALDADVISIETSRSHGELIASFENKTYDKGIGLGVYDIHSPRIPAVGEMEAMIDRALRVLAPEQFWINPDCGLKTRREEETVLALRNMVEATKSARAKYAVQANA
- a CDS encoding LysR family transcriptional regulator — encoded protein: MTLQQLRYVIEVANRSSINEAAKRLFISQPSLSNAIKELEDEIQITIFERTNKGILLSKAGAEFLGYARQVVEQADLLESRYKNAKPAPQHFSVSTQHYAFAVNAFVKLVNEHGHDEYELALRETKTHEIIEDVRTQRSEIGILYVNEFNKNVINRLLKNANLMFTSLFTAKAHVFISVYNPLAKQKVITLDQLQDYPYLHFEQGEYNSFHFAEEILSTLSHKKSIRVNDRATLFNLLIGLNGYTISTGVLSADLNGNEIIPVPLESEETIHVGWICHRNAALSKLAMEYVEALRAAVEA